The Bradyrhizobium sp. CCGB01 genome segment CGTTAGGATGAGCGACTGGCCAGCGCGAAACCATAACGCAACCCAAACATCGGCAAAAACATCGGGAGGACTATCGATGCGCAATACGCTCGTGTTGTGCTGCGTCGCCGCGTTTTCGGCGATATCAGGAACTGCAAGCGCTCAGGACTGGACCAAATCGAAATGGGGGCCGAACGACGAGATCGGCGCCGCCAACTACATGACGCCCGAGCTCGTGGTGAAGGCCGCCTCTCTGGTGAAGACCGGAAAGACCTACGCACTCGGCATCCCCGTCACGCCGCAGACGCCCGCCTATCCGCCGCGCACGTTCAAGATCACCATCGTGCAGCCCGGACAGGCCGGCAGCCCGGGCCTCGGACCCAACAAGGCCACCTACAATGACGACATCCTGGACACCTGGGTCGGCATCGGCAGCCAGCTCGACGGTCTCGGCCATCTCGGCGTCGAGCACGTCTATTACAACGGCAACAAGCTCGCCGACTTCGCCGATCCGAACGGGCTGAAGAAGCTCGGCATCGAGAAGGTGCCGCCGATGGTCACCCGCGGCGTGCTGCTCGACATGGCCGCTTACTTCAAAACCGACGTGGTGAAGGAAGGCACCGCCTTCAACGTCAAGGAGATCGAGGAAGCTGCCAAGCAACAGAACGTCGAGATCCGCCAGGGCGACGTCGTCATCTTCCATACCGGCTGGCTCAGCCTGATCGGCAAGGACGACAAGCGGTACTCGGCGGGCGAGCCCGGGCTCGGCGTCGAAGGCGCAAAGTACCTGACCGGCAAGGGCGTCGTCGCGATCGGCGCCGACACCTGGGCGCTCGAGGTGCTGCCGTTCGAGTCCAAGAACGTGTTCGAGGTGCACCAGATCCTGCTCGCGATGAACGGGACCTACATACTCGAGAACATGGACACGGCCGCGCTCGCGCGGGACAAGGGTTATGAATTCCTGTTCGTGCTGGGCCAGCCGCGCTGGACCGGCGGCGTGCAGGCAATGATCAACCCGATCGCGATCCGCTGATCTGATCCACCTGCGGGCGAGGATCCACCTGCCATCCGGCAGGCCCCTCGCCCGAACTATGCCTGTGGTTTCACGTGCCACCGCCGCAGCGCCACGACGGCCCAGATCGCCTCGACGAGGCCGAACGGCCAGGCGCCTTGCAGGAAGCCATAGGCCGAGCCGAGCGCGCAGGACATTGCGAACAGCAGCACGAACCAGTGGCTGCGGTCTTCCAGGGCGTAAGTGACCAGCATCGCCGTGACGGCGAACAAGCCGAATAATGTCAGCGCATCCATTGTTCCGGGTTCACTCCGCAGCGCGACGCATGATATGCGCTAGACCATGCCCGCTCTTATCCTGCCCCTGATCGATGCTGCAACCCATTGGCCCGAACGCGGCGGGTTGGTCGGGCTTGAT includes the following:
- a CDS encoding cyclase family protein, yielding MRNTLVLCCVAAFSAISGTASAQDWTKSKWGPNDEIGAANYMTPELVVKAASLVKTGKTYALGIPVTPQTPAYPPRTFKITIVQPGQAGSPGLGPNKATYNDDILDTWVGIGSQLDGLGHLGVEHVYYNGNKLADFADPNGLKKLGIEKVPPMVTRGVLLDMAAYFKTDVVKEGTAFNVKEIEEAAKQQNVEIRQGDVVIFHTGWLSLIGKDDKRYSAGEPGLGVEGAKYLTGKGVVAIGADTWALEVLPFESKNVFEVHQILLAMNGTYILENMDTAALARDKGYEFLFVLGQPRWTGGVQAMINPIAIR